ATTGAAGACGCTATTATAGGACTCGGCAAATTGTTTGAAAAGGCAACAGCAAGCAATAAAGACCAGAAACCTAAAGATACCCAGCATGCTCAAAATGAGCCGCAACCAGAACCTCCAGCTGACTCAGAATCAAGCACTGAATCAGAAACTTAATCCCACAAACATAACCAAAACATAAACTAGTTTTGATTTACTAAGAATACCAATGTCATTAGGAAGCATACTATCAGCAATTTTCTTGGGTGCGGCAGCACAAAAATTTGCTCCCCCAATTAATAATTATTTTCAAGGCAGAAGAAGCCGTCAAATACCAAGCAACCCAGCTCAAACATTTAGTCAAAGCGGCAGAAGCCGTCAAATACCAAGCAGCTCTACTCAGACGTCTAGCCCAAGCGGTAGAAGCCGTCAAATAGCAAGTGCACCAGGTATCAAAGGTAGACTTAGAGATCAACCAGCCAATTTTGGTGTGCACAATCAACCAATAGATCCATTATTAGCTTTCATTTCACAAGCAAACAAAACAGGAGCAGTGAGTTAGGATGGGAGGCACAAGAGCAGTACAAGGCGAGATAGTTCCTTACAGTGCCAAACCCAAAGCACCGCCGCCGCGTCATAATGGCTCGATGCAAATCAATATTCCCGATTCCAAAATAGCAACAGCTTTAGCACGTAGTTTACCTCCAGCTACAGGCATCAATCTCAACGGCATCGGCAAAATGATGCTTTCATCTGTCGACAAAGTAATCAATACATACAACAATCCTGTATTCGACTTGCAAGCTTCAAACAAGGCTTGGGCTAACCACGGCAGCGTTCTTCAATCCTAAAACCCCCAAACCCCACCCCGGGTATCACAAAAACCCCACCCCGGGTATCACAAATTTGGACTCGAGTTCAACCCGTAATTCAAGTAATTCCTCTTTATCTAATATCCAATGCTTCCAATCTCTACATATTTTAGACACCGAATTGGTGTAACTATAATCCGATAATTTCAAAATACATTTGTCAGTTAACGTAGTATAGCTTTTCAAAAAAAATGCTTTCATTTGTCTTTTCTTTGCAAAATTGAGAGACAGAGCATCTATACCTTCAAGAATCAATTCCGTCCTTTCATCATTAGTTATTAGCTTTGGAATAAACATTGCATCTTTGACTCTAAACAACTGTGTATCAAAGTTATAATTCAAGCTAAGTTCTTCTTTGGGACAAAGTACATAATCATGCACATCCTCAGCACTCATATTAGATTCATTAAATAATGCCTTAAAAAGATCCTTACACAAGAAGTTATATCTATTTTTCTTATAATAGTAATCGGAGTAGCTACTCCAGACATAGTCTTGCGGCTCTTTTGTGACCTGGTCATCAACTGGATTTAAGGCAAAATAACGGAATAGCGTTACAAAATAATCTTCAGTATAAACATTCCTATCATCATATCGATCCTGAAACAAATAACCAACTCTGGCATATTTAGTATTAAAATATTTTGCATACTTACAAAGTACTCTCTGCATAATCTCAGGCATGTTAGCTTCATAAGTTTGCAATAGAATATGATAATGGTTTCCCATTAAACAAAATGCATGCAAAACAAAATTATAAGGAAAGCATAGCTCTTCTAAAATCGACAAGAATTTTTCTCTATCTTTATCATCATGAAAAACTGGTTGTTTGTCGACCCCTCTATCAAAGACATGGTAGATAGCACCTGGATATAATGTTCTATTTTTTCTTGGCATAAAATCAACTTCTTTAGACATGATTTTAACTTTCTAAGATTAAGGTGATGAGTATCACACTATCTTTTCCTACGAAGCTATCCTACTCGTGCTATCTTTGATTTGTGATACCCGGGGTGTGCTTTTTGTGATACCCGGGGTGGGGTTTGGATATGAAACGCATTTCAATAATAGGCTCAACTGGTTCAATAGGAACACAAGCGCTAGACATCATTAGAAACAGAAACTCAGGCAAAGGCAGCCCAGATTTTGACGTCGTGGCACTAAGCGCTGGTAGAAACCTCGAACGACTAATAGATCAAATCAAAGAATTCAGACCACAATACATCAGCATCCTCAAAAAAGAGGATCAAGACACCATCAAGGAGTTATTCCCTGAAATAAACATACTCAAAAACATAGAAGAAATTGCAGCAATTGAAAAAATAGATATTTTTCTAAGTGCAGTTGTTGGTATAACCGGACTCAAAGCAAATCTCATTGCACTGCAACACGCCAAAAGAGTAGCAGTAGCCAATAAAGAAACCCTCGTCTCAGCAAAACACTTAGTAAGAGAGTACTCACAAAAATACCAATCTGAATTAATCCCTGTTGATAGTGAACACGTTGCAATTCATCAATGCCTAGGAACACACTCACAGTCAGAGATTCACGAGATCCTCCTCACTTCATCAGGTGGACCCTTCAGAACTCTTGATAAAGAAGATCTCAAAAATGTCACACTACAGCAAGCACTCAAACATCCCAAATGGAGCATGGGTCCCAAAATCACTATCGACTCGAGCACCCTGATGAACAAAGGTTTAGAAGTAATCGAAGTCAATTCACTATTTGATATTGATTACGATCAAATCCAAGTGGTGATTCACCCTCAGTCAATCGTCCACAGCGCCGTAACATTTGTTGATGGTAACACCATTGCGCAAATGAGCATGCCCGACATGAAGGTACCAATTCAATATGCAATCGATTATCCCAACCGCTATCCAATAGAACTAGAAGAAAGGTTCAATATTTTCTCAATGGGTAGTCTTGATTTTGAATTCCCCGACACCAAAAAATTTCCAGCACTAAATTTAGCTTATGCAGCTGGCAGGCAAGGACATAGTTTTCCAACTGCACTCAATTCAGTTAATGAAGCGGCTGTAGCTCTCTTCTTAGAAGAAAAGATTCAATATCTTGATATCGCCAAGATAATAGAAGGTGAACTCAACCAACACAAACTCATTAAAAATCCATGCGTGGATACAATACTCGAAATTGATAAAGAGATTAAGGAAAGACAATATTTCCAATACAAATAAGCAAAATCTCGATATAATTAGCTGGATACGATGGCTCGCAAAAAGAAATTCTCCTTCAACAAACTTATTATTTGGCTAATGTTGCTGACATTTTTGGCAACAGCACTATTGCCCTTATTTGCGAGAGCTGAAAGTTTATCACTACATGAAAAACAAGAAATCCTCGAAGATCTAAACAAAAAAAAAAGCAACCTTGCCAGTAAACTCAAGGAAGCACGCCTTAAAGAAGCCTATGCTTCTGACAAACTGAATAATATAACTCGCAAACTAAGAAATGCACAAAATGAGCTTGAGCTTAATCGCAAATACCTGGCAAGTAATAAAGAGGCTTGGCAAAAAACAAAAGATAGACTCGAAGAGATAGAAGAGCATAAACTGGATTTAGAAGGTGAAGCCAAAAAACGTATACTTGCAGTCTACAAACAAAACAGAGTCAAGATCATAGACGGATTAGTAAATTCACCTAGTGCAACTGACTACCTTGATCATATTTATTACCAAAGAAGAGTAATGGAGTATGACAAACAAGTAATTGATGCACTAATGGATCAAACAGAAAATATCAGAAAATATAAATCGATACTAACAAATGAATCAGCCAAGATCGAAACAATCACTAACCGCTTAAAGGGCATCGAAATTGACATTGCGCAACAAAAAAATGCACAAGGCAAGATTCTAGTCAAACTCAAAGAAGAAAGACAAATATACGAAGAATCAGAAAGACAACTTGAAAAAGAGTCAATCAAGCTCATATACAAGATTACAGAGCTTTCCGGCAGCAAGCTAGACAACCCAGACGCTACAGGTTCATTTACTTATCCTGTCAAAGCACGAATCACTTCTCCATATGGACCACGTCGACATCCAATTTTTGGTGTTAGAAGTATGCACAGTGGTATTGATCTTGCTGCACCGAGAGGCACTAGTATCAAAGCATCAGAAGGTGGCTTAGTAATCTATGCTGGTTGGTATGGTGGTTACGGTAGGGTAGTAATCGTGGATCACTCCAAAGGCTATACTACTCTTTATGCTCACCTAGACAAGATAGACGTGCAAGTCGGAGAAAGAATCAAGCAAGGCAAAGTCGTTGGTAGAGAGGGAGCGACTGGCTATGCAACCGGACCTCACTTGCATTTTGAAGTTAGATCCAATGGTAAACCTCAAAACCCAACTTTGTACTTACAAGACGCTTAAATAAATGAACAAAAAACTCGCGCTAATTATTAAACTCGCAGTGTCAATTCTTTTGGTTGTCATCCTTATTAAAGTAGCCGACCTGGATCTCAAAAAAACATTTATCGCAATCAAAGAAACCGACCTCAAGTGGTTCATTATTTGCACCATGATGTTTACGGCAACCACCTTCACAAATGCCTATAGATGGTGGGTTCTAGCCCGACTGCTCAATTACGAGCTGAGTTTCTTTAAGGCAATCCGCATGTATTTTGAAGCGATGTTTGCAAATAATTTCTTGCCATCCAATTTTGGTGGCGATGCCATTAGAGCTTACGACCTAGGCAGAAATGACAAGACCTGGCTAAGAGCAGCAAGCACAATACTTACTGAGAGATTTTTTGGATTTGTGATGATGTTTTGTATGATACCCATTGGTCTTGTCTTCATGCAGTTTAGTCCAATTGGACAGCAAGTACCCAACGAAGTCAAACTAGCTCTATTAGTGGCTTTTGGCGGGCTGGTCATTGCTCTTGCCAGCTATCAACTATGGTCAAAGATCCCATGGAACATAGTACAGAAATTCAATTACGCAGTTCATGAATACACAAGATGTACCAAAAGCCTCAAGCAAGTAGTGTTCTGGACTTTCATGACACATATGTTTTTATTAGCTGGCAATGTTTGTTCAGCCTACGCACTTGGAGTGAGCCTCTCTGAGATACCTGCATGGTACTGGCTGATCATGACTCCCGCAGCCACACTTATTAGCTTTGTGGTTCCAGCACTCAAGGGTGTTGGCGCCAAAGAAGCAAGCTATATTTATTTCCTTGGTTACCTCGGGATCACAAGTGACAAGGGTCTTGCAATAGGGTTTATTGCCTTTGTGGCAACCCTAATTGCTTCATTACCGGGAATCAGTATCGCCTTCAAGAAAATAAAGATCAATAAAGTCATTGAAGAAGAGAAGCTACATGAGGCTGAAGAGCTAAAAAAGGTTAAATAGGCAAGAGAAAGTGGTATAATGTTTCCGTAATTCACGAAAAAACATGAATTACAGAAACAAATGAAATACGAGAAATTTAGACAAATTGTTGAAAACTATCCTGTTTTTGGAGATTGGGTATTTGAACTTAGTACAACAAACACAAGAACACTCAGAAACAATATTAGTGACTGGGTCTCAAAAGGATATTTGATTAGATTAAAACAAGGCTTGTATACTTTGCGAGATAAAGACAGAACTACTCAACTTTCTACAACATATCTAGCAAATCAAATCTATAGCCCTTCTTATATCAGCCTGGAATATGCATTACAATTTTATAATTTCATTCCAGAAAGAGTTCATGAAATCACGTCAGTAACTACAAAAAAAACAGCAGAGTACACAAATAAGATGGGGAGGTTTTCATATGCACATATCAAAACAGATATTTTCACAGATTACATAAGTTACAATGATTCATATGGATTCAAATACTTAATCGCTTCACCAGAGAAAGCCTTGATTGATTTTATTTATTTCAGAGTACGCAAAATCAAAAAC
This is a stretch of genomic DNA from Cyanobacteriota bacterium. It encodes these proteins:
- a CDS encoding transposase, with protein sequence MSKEVDFMPRKNRTLYPGAIYHVFDRGVDKQPVFHDDKDREKFLSILEELCFPYNFVLHAFCLMGNHYHILLQTYEANMPEIMQRVLCKYAKYFNTKYARVGYLFQDRYDDRNVYTEDYFVTLFRYFALNPVDDQVTKEPQDYVWSSYSDYYYKKNRYNFLCKDLFKALFNESNMSAEDVHDYVLCPKEELSLNYNFDTQLFRVKDAMFIPKLITNDERTELILEGIDALSLNFAKKRQMKAFFLKSYTTLTDKCILKLSDYSYTNSVSKICRDWKHWILDKEELLELRVELESKFVIPGVGFL
- the dxr gene encoding 1-deoxy-D-xylulose-5-phosphate reductoisomerase encodes the protein MKRISIIGSTGSIGTQALDIIRNRNSGKGSPDFDVVALSAGRNLERLIDQIKEFRPQYISILKKEDQDTIKELFPEINILKNIEEIAAIEKIDIFLSAVVGITGLKANLIALQHAKRVAVANKETLVSAKHLVREYSQKYQSELIPVDSEHVAIHQCLGTHSQSEIHEILLTSSGGPFRTLDKEDLKNVTLQQALKHPKWSMGPKITIDSSTLMNKGLEVIEVNSLFDIDYDQIQVVIHPQSIVHSAVTFVDGNTIAQMSMPDMKVPIQYAIDYPNRYPIELEERFNIFSMGSLDFEFPDTKKFPALNLAYAAGRQGHSFPTALNSVNEAAVALFLEEKIQYLDIAKIIEGELNQHKLIKNPCVDTILEIDKEIKERQYFQYK
- a CDS encoding peptidoglycan DD-metalloendopeptidase family protein; this encodes MATALLPLFARAESLSLHEKQEILEDLNKKKSNLASKLKEARLKEAYASDKLNNITRKLRNAQNELELNRKYLASNKEAWQKTKDRLEEIEEHKLDLEGEAKKRILAVYKQNRVKIIDGLVNSPSATDYLDHIYYQRRVMEYDKQVIDALMDQTENIRKYKSILTNESAKIETITNRLKGIEIDIAQQKNAQGKILVKLKEERQIYEESERQLEKESIKLIYKITELSGSKLDNPDATGSFTYPVKARITSPYGPRRHPIFGVRSMHSGIDLAAPRGTSIKASEGGLVIYAGWYGGYGRVVIVDHSKGYTTLYAHLDKIDVQVGERIKQGKVVGREGATGYATGPHLHFEVRSNGKPQNPTLYLQDA
- a CDS encoding lysylphosphatidylglycerol synthase transmembrane domain-containing protein: MNKKLALIIKLAVSILLVVILIKVADLDLKKTFIAIKETDLKWFIICTMMFTATTFTNAYRWWVLARLLNYELSFFKAIRMYFEAMFANNFLPSNFGGDAIRAYDLGRNDKTWLRAASTILTERFFGFVMMFCMIPIGLVFMQFSPIGQQVPNEVKLALLVAFGGLVIALASYQLWSKIPWNIVQKFNYAVHEYTRCTKSLKQVVFWTFMTHMFLLAGNVCSAYALGVSLSEIPAWYWLIMTPAATLISFVVPALKGVGAKEASYIYFLGYLGITSDKGLAIGFIAFVATLIASLPGISIAFKKIKINKVIEEEKLHEAEELKKVK